A stretch of Lutra lutra chromosome 9, mLutLut1.2, whole genome shotgun sequence DNA encodes these proteins:
- the NRSN2 gene encoding neurensin-2 isoform X1: MEEEENTERSTMQGCDRSCSCSRGPKVEDGKWYGVRSYLHLFYEDCAGAALSDDPEGPPILCPRRPWPTLCWKISLSSGTLLLLLGVAALTTGYAVPPKLEGIGEGEFLVLDQRAADYNQALSICRLAGTALCMAAGILLAICLLWAMTGWLSQDTKAEPLDTEADGHVEIFGDEPEQQLSPIFRDANGQCWFSPPASPFGQSSVQTIQPKRDS, from the exons ATGGAAGAAGAGGAGAACACTGAG AGATCCACAATGCAAGGCTGTGACCGTTCCTGCAGCTGTAGCCGCGGCCCCAAGGTAGAAGATGGCAAATGGTATGGGGTCCGCTCCTACCTGCACCTCTTCTACGAAGACTGTGCAGGTGCGGCCCTCAGCGATGACCCTGAGGGGCCTCCCATCCTGTGTCCCCGCCGACCCTGGCCCACACTGTGCTGGAAG aTCAGTCTGTCTTCGGGAAccctgcttctgctgctgggtGTGGCGGCCCTGACCACCGGCTATGCAGTGCCCCCCAAGCTGGAGGGCATCGGAGAGGGGGAATTCCTGGTGTTGGATCAGCGAGCAGCTGATTACAACCAGGCCCTGAGCATCTGCCGCTTGGCAGGCACAGCTCTCTGCATGGCGGCTGGGATCCTGCTGGCCATTTGCCTGCTCTGGGCCATGACTGGCTGGCTGAGCCAGGACACCAAGGCAGAACCCTTGGACACCGAAGCTGATGGCCATGTGGAGATCTTCGGGGACGAGCCAGAGCAGCAGCTGTCCCCCATCTTCCGCGATGCCAATGGCCAGTGTTGGTTTTCACCACCTGCCAGCCCCTTTGGGCAATCCTCTGTGCAGACCATCCAGCCCAAGCGGGACTCCTGA
- the NRSN2 gene encoding neurensin-2 isoform X2 — protein sequence MQGCDRSCSCSRGPKVEDGKWYGVRSYLHLFYEDCAGAALSDDPEGPPILCPRRPWPTLCWKISLSSGTLLLLLGVAALTTGYAVPPKLEGIGEGEFLVLDQRAADYNQALSICRLAGTALCMAAGILLAICLLWAMTGWLSQDTKAEPLDTEADGHVEIFGDEPEQQLSPIFRDANGQCWFSPPASPFGQSSVQTIQPKRDS from the exons ATGCAAGGCTGTGACCGTTCCTGCAGCTGTAGCCGCGGCCCCAAGGTAGAAGATGGCAAATGGTATGGGGTCCGCTCCTACCTGCACCTCTTCTACGAAGACTGTGCAGGTGCGGCCCTCAGCGATGACCCTGAGGGGCCTCCCATCCTGTGTCCCCGCCGACCCTGGCCCACACTGTGCTGGAAG aTCAGTCTGTCTTCGGGAAccctgcttctgctgctgggtGTGGCGGCCCTGACCACCGGCTATGCAGTGCCCCCCAAGCTGGAGGGCATCGGAGAGGGGGAATTCCTGGTGTTGGATCAGCGAGCAGCTGATTACAACCAGGCCCTGAGCATCTGCCGCTTGGCAGGCACAGCTCTCTGCATGGCGGCTGGGATCCTGCTGGCCATTTGCCTGCTCTGGGCCATGACTGGCTGGCTGAGCCAGGACACCAAGGCAGAACCCTTGGACACCGAAGCTGATGGCCATGTGGAGATCTTCGGGGACGAGCCAGAGCAGCAGCTGTCCCCCATCTTCCGCGATGCCAATGGCCAGTGTTGGTTTTCACCACCTGCCAGCCCCTTTGGGCAATCCTCTGTGCAGACCATCCAGCCCAAGCGGGACTCCTGA